One window of the Cherax quadricarinatus isolate ZL_2023a chromosome 1, ASM3850222v1, whole genome shotgun sequence genome contains the following:
- the LOC128705739 gene encoding uncharacterized protein yields MPVNCFQGCNRSGTLEVFKQVHNNLLDEVCSDAPNQYMCADCKTVVNCVDGRAFPQNCHEDFCNYKSSFFSNVCYTEPHKDCSCPENNVFYKDPNNLSTFFICDDLGEMHIYRCPEGYTFDEHSVQCLNPSGLPSCTNPGTFGFTEDCNTYYTCIVTTKGWLQYVFQCPPGQFYNEQTEKCENPCNWKLSKFECKEEGRFGDPTDCRRFFVCTWDTVASSYRQVLRQCPDGFEWQQVLRDGSGRCTTMVTDQCTPVTTTHCIIPEGICES; encoded by the coding sequence ATGCCAGTTAACTGTTTCCAGGGATGTAATAGGTCAGGAACGCTAGAGGTTTTCAAGCAAGTGCACAACAATCTCCTGGACGAGGTGTGCAGCGACGCGCCCAACCAGTACATGTGTGCTGACTGCAAGACTGTCGTCAACTGCGTGGACGGTAGGGCCTTCCCTCAGAATTGTCACGAAGACTTCTGCAACTACAAAAGTAGCTTCTTCAGCAACGTATGCTACACGGAACCACACAAGGATTGCTCGTGCCCAGAAAACAACGTCTTCTATAAAGACCCAAACAACCTTTCCACGTTCTTCATCTGTGACGATCTCGGAGAGATGCACATATACAGATGCCCTGAAGGCTACACGTTTGATGAGCATTCGGTCCAGTGTCTCAACCCTTCTGGTCTCCCCAGTTGTACGAATCCTGGGACTTTCGGTTTCACCGAAGACTGCAACACATACTACACCTGCATTGTTACGACGAAAGGGTGGCTACAATACGTGTTCCAATGTCCGCCTGGCCAGTTCTACAACGAGCAGACGGAGAAATGCGAAAACCCCTGCAACTGGAAGTTGTCAAAGTTTGAGTGTAAAGAGGAAGGGAGGTTCGGGGATCCCACGGACTGTAGGCGATTTTTCGTGTGTACCTGGGACACAGTAGCGAGCAGCTACCGCCAGGTGCTTCGTCAGTGCCCCGACGGGTTTGAGTGGCAGCAGGTATTGAGGGACGGATCTGGTCGCTGTACCACAATGGTGACAGACCAATGTACACCTGTAACCACTACCCATTGCATCATCCCTGAGGGAATCTGTGAGTCGTGA